From Campylobacter upsaliensis, the proteins below share one genomic window:
- the dksA gene encoding RNA polymerase-binding protein DksA: MKTSDLKFFENFLQERKKIILENIQSNSKEIEALHNSAPSDSVDFSTIEINSQIDFAISANLKQELKEIEESLKKIQHKNYGICESCDELIDIERLKVKPHARYCIVCREIVEKGNMQ; the protein is encoded by the coding sequence ATGAAAACAAGCGATTTAAAATTTTTTGAAAATTTCTTACAAGAGCGTAAAAAAATCATCTTAGAAAATATCCAAAGCAATTCAAAAGAAATCGAGGCTTTGCATAATTCAGCGCCAAGTGATAGTGTCGATTTTTCAACCATAGAGATTAATTCCCAAATCGACTTTGCCATTAGTGCGAATTTAAAACAAGAATTAAAAGAGATAGAGGAATCACTTAAAAAAATTCAGCATAAAAATTATGGTATTTGTGAATCTTGCGATGAGCTTATCGATATAGAGCGGCTTAAAGTAAAACCTCACGCGAGATATTGTATTGTTTGTAGGGAAATCGTAGAAAAAGGAAATATGCAATGA
- a CDS encoding 23S rRNA (pseudouridine(1915)-N(3))-methyltransferase RlmH yields MQLNIFYLQKSEDLAFLSEKYTKLISKYAILKEHNLFDKKIAKAQIQGTQNAQKSYEEAFLPKKRGFCVLLDERGTELNSLEFAKLLENKSEMSFFIGGAYGFRAQMLNQFDFNLALSRLTLAHHFVKILLLEQLYRAFCINHNHPYHK; encoded by the coding sequence TTGCAACTTAATATTTTCTACTTGCAAAAAAGCGAGGATTTGGCATTTTTGAGTGAAAAATATACAAAACTTATCTCCAAATACGCCATCTTAAAAGAGCATAATCTTTTTGATAAAAAAATAGCCAAAGCCCAAATTCAAGGAACGCAAAACGCACAAAAAAGCTATGAAGAGGCGTTTTTACCCAAAAAAAGAGGCTTTTGTGTGCTTTTAGATGAAAGGGGGACAGAACTTAATAGCCTTGAATTTGCAAAATTGCTAGAAAATAAAAGTGAAATGAGTTTTTTTATAGGTGGCGCTTATGGTTTTAGAGCGCAAATGCTTAATCAATTTGACTTTAATCTCGCCCTTAGTCGTCTAACCTTAGCACATCATTTTGTAAAAATTTTGTTGTTAGAGCAACTTTATAGGGCTTTTTGTATTAATCATAATCACCCATATCACAAATAG